A genomic window from Synechococcus sp. CBW1107 includes:
- a CDS encoding DUF3887 domain-containing protein produces MNLRVPLLAMALACGLHGGQALATSALQPAEARAAGQVLLDALKRQDSQAVFDRLAPDLQKLTTVERVRQRLQDQGTILGSRITGVSTGVDDSTVDVELKGSGGSRPLVLVLDGRGRVLGWELDQKDRPIKQIATNFITSLSQGRVVDARSLLIRDLQDEITPQDLLNRWKDLEKLTGSFQRLRGTVVASEGGPQQLVLVTTEFQRVTDNLFVIFDNQGHIIGVDFPEDPARPGTPLP; encoded by the coding sequence GTGAACCTGCGCGTCCCTCTGCTGGCGATGGCCCTGGCCTGTGGACTGCATGGCGGTCAGGCCCTGGCCACCTCCGCGCTGCAGCCGGCCGAGGCCCGAGCCGCCGGGCAGGTGTTGCTCGATGCCCTCAAGCGGCAGGACAGCCAGGCCGTGTTTGATCGTCTGGCCCCAGATCTGCAGAAGCTGACCACGGTGGAGCGGGTGCGTCAGCGCCTTCAGGATCAGGGGACCATCCTGGGCAGCCGCATCACCGGCGTCTCGACGGGGGTGGATGACAGCACGGTGGACGTGGAACTGAAGGGCAGCGGCGGCAGCCGTCCGCTGGTGCTGGTGCTCGATGGCCGCGGGCGTGTGCTGGGCTGGGAGCTGGATCAGAAGGACAGGCCGATCAAGCAGATCGCCACCAACTTCATCACCTCCCTCAGCCAGGGCCGGGTGGTGGATGCCCGCAGCCTGCTGATCCGCGATCTCCAGGACGAGATCACCCCCCAGGATCTGCTCAACCGCTGGAAGGATCTCGAGAAACTCACCGGGTCCTTCCAGCGGCTGCGCGGCACCGTGGTGGCCAGTGAAGGGGGACCCCAGCAGCTGGTGCTCGTCACCACCGAGTTCCAGCGGGTCACCGACAACCTGTTCGTGATCTTCGACAACCAGGGTCACATCATCGGCGTCGACTTCCCCGAGGATCCGGCCCGGCCCGGCACCCCCCTGCCCTGA
- the hemE gene encoding uroporphyrinogen decarboxylase: protein MADSLPLLMRAARGEQVERPPVWMMRQAGRYMKVYRDLRDRHPGFRERSEQPDLSYEISMQPYRAFQPDGVILFSDILTPLPGMGIDFDIIESKGPIIDPPIRSLAQVEALRPLDAAASLPFVGEVLGRLRQSVGNEAAVLGFVGAPWTLAAYAVEGRSSKNYAVIKAMAFQEPALLHRLLGLLADSIAAYVSYQIESGAQVVQLFDSWAGQLSPIDYDMFAAPYQKRVVDQVKAKHPDTPLILYISGSAGVLERMATTGVDFISLDWTVDMADGCARLPQHLGVQGNVDPGLLFGTPEAIRARIVDTVLKARGRRHILNLGHGILPGTPEENARVFFEAGKSVNELLGAAV from the coding sequence ATGGCCGACTCGCTCCCCCTGCTGATGCGCGCCGCCCGAGGTGAGCAGGTGGAGCGGCCACCGGTCTGGATGATGCGCCAGGCCGGGCGCTACATGAAGGTCTACCGCGACCTGCGCGACCGTCATCCGGGCTTCCGGGAACGCTCGGAGCAGCCCGATCTTTCCTATGAGATCTCGATGCAGCCGTATCGGGCCTTTCAGCCCGACGGGGTGATTCTCTTCTCCGACATCCTCACGCCGCTGCCGGGGATGGGGATCGATTTCGACATCATCGAGAGCAAGGGTCCGATCATCGATCCGCCGATCCGCAGCCTCGCCCAGGTGGAGGCGCTCAGGCCCCTGGATGCCGCGGCGTCGCTGCCGTTCGTGGGCGAGGTGCTGGGCCGGCTGCGCCAGAGTGTGGGCAACGAGGCGGCGGTGCTCGGCTTCGTGGGGGCTCCCTGGACCCTGGCCGCCTATGCGGTGGAGGGCAGAAGCAGCAAGAACTACGCCGTGATCAAGGCGATGGCCTTCCAGGAGCCGGCGCTGCTGCACCGTCTGCTGGGTCTGCTGGCCGATTCGATCGCCGCCTACGTGAGCTATCAGATCGAGAGCGGTGCCCAGGTGGTGCAGCTGTTCGATTCCTGGGCGGGTCAGCTCAGCCCGATCGACTACGACATGTTCGCGGCTCCGTATCAGAAACGGGTGGTGGATCAGGTCAAGGCGAAGCACCCGGACACCCCCCTGATTCTCTACATCTCCGGCAGCGCCGGTGTGCTGGAGCGGATGGCCACCACCGGCGTCGATTTCATCTCGCTCGACTGGACCGTGGACATGGCCGACGGCTGCGCCCGCCTGCCGCAGCACCTCGGTGTGCAGGGCAATGTGGATCCAGGCCTGCTCTTCGGCACACCGGAGGCGATCCGGGCACGGATCGTCGACACCGTGCTCAAGGCCCGGGGCCGCCGCCACATCCTCAACCTCGGCCATGGCATCCTGCCGGGCACGCCCGAGGAGAACGCCCGGGTGTTCTTCGAGGCCGGCAAGTCGGTCAACGAGCTGCTGGGGGCAGCCGTTTGA
- the glgB gene encoding 1,4-alpha-glucan branching protein GlgB has product MPPSSLEWMVQDGQRLQECRHDHPFAVLGPQPHGDGWVVRAWMPEASQVDLLLNGRTLPMATPHHPWVFEVELSEDPGRRYEYRVQRGGIEHQQHDPWAFREEWMGELDRHLFAEGNHHHIWRRLGAHPCERDGIAGVQFALWAPNARSVALLAECNSWDGRHHPMQLRIGGIWELFVPGLKPGDLYKYEVRSPEGHCYVKADPYGFQHEVRPRQGSVVSQLGQYRWSDQAWLAERDGRDPLNQPIAVYELHLGSWMHGPADEPFLEADGSPRPPVAAADLKPGARLLTYPELADRLIPYVKERGFTHLELMPVAEHPFDGSWGYQVTGFYAPTSRFGPPDEFRAFVDRCHAEGIGVILDWVPGHFPKDAHGLAFFDGCHLYEHADSRIGEHKEWGTLIFNYSRNEVRNFLVANLVYWFEEFHIDGIRVDAVASMLYRDYLRPDGEWLPNEHGGRENLEAVRFLQQANSVLFHHFPGALSIAEESTTWPMVTKPTDMGGLGFNLKWNMGWMHDMLDYFELDPWFRQFHQNNVTFSIMYHYTENFMLALSHDEVVHGKSHLLHKMPGDDWQKFANVRALLAYMWTHPGKKTIFMGMEFGQRSEWNVWGDLQWDLLQYEAHQGLRNLVDDLNRFYREEPALWREDFDHYGFQWIDCSDSRHSVISFMRRESLTGRWVVVVANFTPQSHSHYRVGVPKEGYYAEAFNTDSSRYGGSNLGNLGGKFSDEWPLHGYEQSLDLCLPPLSVLVLQHDPVRSQTLCDEATEAGGAVG; this is encoded by the coding sequence ATGCCCCCCTCCAGCCTCGAATGGATGGTCCAGGACGGCCAGAGGCTTCAGGAGTGCCGGCACGATCATCCCTTTGCCGTCCTGGGACCCCAGCCCCACGGTGATGGCTGGGTGGTGAGGGCCTGGATGCCGGAGGCGAGCCAGGTGGATCTGCTGCTGAACGGCCGCACCCTGCCGATGGCCACGCCGCACCATCCCTGGGTGTTCGAGGTGGAGCTGAGCGAAGACCCGGGCCGCCGCTACGAGTACCGGGTGCAGCGCGGAGGCATCGAGCATCAGCAGCACGATCCGTGGGCCTTCCGCGAGGAGTGGATGGGCGAACTCGACCGCCATCTGTTCGCGGAGGGCAACCACCATCACATCTGGCGCCGTCTCGGTGCGCACCCCTGCGAGCGCGATGGCATCGCCGGCGTGCAGTTCGCCCTCTGGGCCCCCAATGCCCGCAGTGTGGCCCTGCTGGCTGAATGCAACAGCTGGGATGGCCGCCATCACCCGATGCAGCTGCGCATCGGCGGGATCTGGGAACTGTTCGTGCCCGGCCTGAAGCCGGGAGATCTCTACAAGTACGAGGTGCGCTCCCCCGAGGGCCATTGCTATGTGAAGGCCGATCCCTACGGCTTCCAGCACGAGGTCCGCCCCCGGCAGGGTTCGGTGGTCTCCCAGCTGGGCCAGTACCGCTGGAGTGATCAGGCTTGGCTGGCCGAGCGCGACGGCCGCGATCCTCTCAACCAGCCGATCGCTGTGTACGAACTGCATCTGGGCAGCTGGATGCACGGCCCTGCCGATGAGCCCTTCCTGGAGGCCGACGGCAGCCCGCGGCCACCCGTGGCGGCGGCGGATCTCAAGCCCGGCGCACGCCTGCTCACCTACCCCGAGCTGGCCGACCGGCTGATCCCCTACGTGAAGGAGCGCGGGTTCACCCACCTGGAGCTGATGCCGGTCGCCGAGCATCCCTTCGATGGTTCCTGGGGCTATCAGGTGACGGGCTTCTACGCCCCCACCAGCCGCTTCGGTCCACCCGATGAATTCCGGGCCTTCGTGGATCGCTGTCATGCCGAAGGGATCGGGGTGATCCTCGACTGGGTGCCCGGCCACTTCCCCAAGGATGCCCATGGCCTGGCCTTCTTCGATGGCTGCCACCTCTATGAGCACGCCGATTCCCGCATCGGCGAGCACAAGGAGTGGGGCACGCTGATCTTCAACTACAGCCGCAACGAGGTGCGCAACTTCCTGGTGGCGAACCTGGTGTACTGGTTCGAGGAGTTCCACATCGACGGCATCCGGGTGGATGCGGTGGCCTCGATGCTCTACCGCGACTACCTGCGTCCCGATGGCGAATGGCTGCCGAACGAGCACGGGGGGCGGGAGAACCTGGAAGCCGTGCGCTTCCTGCAGCAGGCCAATTCGGTGCTGTTCCACCACTTCCCCGGTGCCCTCTCGATCGCGGAGGAATCCACCACCTGGCCGATGGTGACCAAGCCCACCGACATGGGTGGCCTCGGGTTCAACCTCAAGTGGAACATGGGCTGGATGCACGACATGCTCGATTACTTCGAGCTGGATCCCTGGTTCCGCCAGTTCCACCAGAACAATGTCACGTTCTCGATCATGTACCACTACACCGAGAACTTCATGCTGGCGCTCAGCCACGATGAAGTGGTGCATGGCAAGAGCCATCTGCTGCACAAGATGCCGGGTGACGACTGGCAGAAGTTCGCCAATGTGCGCGCCCTGCTGGCCTACATGTGGACCCACCCGGGCAAGAAGACCATCTTCATGGGCATGGAGTTCGGGCAGCGCTCCGAATGGAACGTCTGGGGCGACCTGCAGTGGGACCTGCTGCAGTACGAGGCCCATCAGGGGCTGCGCAACCTGGTCGACGATCTCAACCGCTTCTACCGCGAGGAGCCGGCCCTCTGGAGGGAGGATTTCGACCACTACGGCTTCCAGTGGATCGACTGCAGCGACAGCCGTCATTCGGTGATCAGCTTCATGCGCCGCGAGAGCCTCACGGGCCGCTGGGTGGTGGTGGTGGCCAACTTCACCCCCCAGAGCCACTCCCACTACCGGGTGGGGGTGCCGAAGGAGGGCTACTACGCCGAGGCCTTCAACACCGACAGCAGCCGCTACGGCGGCAGCAATCTCGGCAATCTCGGGGGCAAATTCAGCGACGAGTGGCCGCTGCATGGCTATGAGCAGTCGCTCGACCTCTGCCTGCCGCCCCTGAGCGTGCTGGTGCTGCAGCACGACCCGGTGCGCAGCCAGACCCTCTGTGACGAAGCCACCGAAGCCGGTGGTGCCGTCGGGTAG
- a CDS encoding NAD(P)-dependent oxidoreductase, giving the protein MSGASGPARILITGASGCVGQAIAEQLLTNSDAELLLWLRDPAKLTAVPRQHPRITLLVGDLRDQEPHAAAIASATRVIHTATAWGDPERAQQVNVVAVKELLGRLDPGRLEQIIYFSTASILDRSLRLLPEAAAYGTEYIQTKALCLEQLERHPLAERIVAVFPTLVFGGSVAPGDPLPTSYLTAGLKEAVRWLWLAKWLRAEASFHFIHAVDIARVCAHLALNPHQANPEPDQGPLRRLVLGQPAVTVDDTVSRLCRWRRSWRPPLGLSLNGWWIEALIRVLPIEVNAWDRFSIRQRHFIHDPVSPPERFGLVSHAPSLEAVFELAGLPHRGAV; this is encoded by the coding sequence TTGAGTGGCGCCAGCGGGCCCGCCCGGATTCTGATCACGGGAGCGAGCGGCTGCGTCGGCCAGGCCATCGCCGAGCAGTTGCTGACCAACTCCGACGCCGAGCTGCTGCTCTGGCTGCGGGATCCCGCCAAGCTCACCGCCGTGCCCCGGCAGCACCCCCGCATCACCCTGCTGGTGGGTGATCTGCGTGATCAGGAGCCCCACGCCGCCGCGATCGCCTCGGCCACCCGGGTGATCCACACCGCCACCGCCTGGGGTGACCCCGAGCGGGCTCAGCAGGTGAATGTGGTGGCGGTCAAGGAGCTGCTGGGCCGTCTCGATCCCGGGCGGCTGGAGCAGATCATCTATTTTTCCACCGCCAGCATTCTCGATCGGTCGTTGCGGCTGCTGCCGGAAGCGGCGGCCTACGGCACCGAGTACATCCAGACCAAGGCTCTCTGCCTCGAGCAGCTGGAGCGCCATCCCCTGGCCGAGCGGATCGTGGCGGTCTTCCCCACGCTGGTGTTCGGCGGTTCGGTGGCTCCCGGCGACCCCCTCCCCACCAGCTACCTCACGGCCGGCCTGAAGGAGGCGGTGCGCTGGCTGTGGCTGGCGAAGTGGCTGCGGGCGGAGGCGAGCTTCCACTTCATCCATGCCGTCGACATCGCCCGGGTCTGCGCCCACCTGGCCCTCAACCCCCATCAGGCCAATCCCGAGCCGGATCAGGGGCCGCTGCGCCGGCTGGTGCTGGGGCAGCCGGCCGTCACGGTCGACGACACCGTGAGCCGCCTCTGCCGCTGGCGGCGCAGCTGGCGGCCGCCGCTGGGGCTGTCACTGAACGGCTGGTGGATCGAGGCCCTGATCCGGGTGCTGCCGATCGAGGTGAACGCCTGGGACCGCTTCAGCATCCGCCAGCGCCATTTCATCCACGACCCGGTGAGCCCGCCGGAGCGCTTCGGTCTGGTGAGCCATGCCCCCAGCCTCGAGGCGGTGTTCGAGCTGGCGGGACTGCCTCACCGCGGTGCCGTGTGA
- the petE gene encoding plastocyanin yields MASAARLLKAVATSALVGALLVLVSVSIVQPAAAATVEVKLGTDAGMLAFEPSVVTISKGDTVHFVNNKLAPHNAVFDGHEELSHTTLAFAPGESWDETFDEAGSYDYWCEPHRGAGMVGKVIVE; encoded by the coding sequence ATGGCTTCCGCGGCTCGCCTTCTCAAGGCCGTCGCCACCTCCGCCCTGGTCGGGGCCCTGCTGGTGCTGGTGAGCGTCAGCATCGTGCAGCCGGCCGCAGCCGCCACCGTTGAGGTGAAACTCGGCACCGACGCCGGCATGCTGGCCTTCGAGCCCAGTGTGGTCACGATCAGCAAGGGCGACACGGTCCACTTCGTCAACAACAAGCTGGCCCCCCACAACGCCGTCTTCGATGGCCACGAGGAGCTCAGCCACACCACCCTGGCCTTCGCTCCCGGGGAGAGCTGGGATGAGACCTTCGATGAGGCCGGCAGCTACGACTACTGGTGCGAGCCCCAC